In one window of Ptiloglossa arizonensis isolate GNS036 chromosome 5, iyPtiAriz1_principal, whole genome shotgun sequence DNA:
- the LOC143147422 gene encoding uncharacterized protein LOC143147422, whose protein sequence is MDNYRRQLLEISGNTPVLYLRSGMPIKPSAKKTVNLLENPGLPYQAARRILKVHPRAKSFRFPRDPLYSWNTPDKEEMEYGMLEDVFEGRKGIGGNISGVQSR, encoded by the exons ATGGACAACTATCGGCGCCAACTATTGGAGATATCGGGAAATACACCTGTCCTATACCTCCGATCTGGAATGCCAATCAAACCGTCTGCTAAAAAAACTGTCAATCTGCTCGAAAATCCGGGACTACCGTACCAGGCGGCTAGGAGAATACTCAAGGTGCATCCCCGAGCGAAATCCTTCCGTTTCCCTCGGGATCCACTGTATTCGTGGAATACCCCCGACAAGGAAG AGATGGAGTACGGGATGCTCGAGGATGTCTttgaaggaagaaaaggaataGGCGGCAACATATCAGGAGTCCAGAGTCGCTGA